The DNA window AAGAATAGCTGCCATCATCCCTGACTGGGACTCTAAACAAGTCAGAATTCTAAAATTCTGTTCAACTGGATTTAGCTCAAGCTggaatttgattttgaatttaaatCCAGTCCAGCTTAATCCTATATTCTTCTCCTTATGTGCCATTACAATTTGTAGAATATCCCCTCCTAAAGGATCCATTTACGTGCAAGCGATCATTTTGTCttcttcaaaatatttttctgtGTTCTCTTTGCTAATGTAGCTCTGGATTGCTGGTACTTCTGTGCATTCCAGACCACTGAGTATAGAGGACAGCTATAAATTATGTTACTGCTATTTCTTAGATAATTGATTTTGCTCATTTACTTTGCCTTTAAGGGGTGGTTGTGCTTTATACATAACAAGCCATAGTTCTAGAAAAGCGTACAAGAAGTTCATATATTATAATTGTAATCATGTACATTTCTAAACTTAGTGCTTAATTGACTGATATGAGAACTGTGTTTTATGATCTGTGATACTCGTATTTTTGAGACTGGTATTTTAGTATTGTAATGTGAATTCTTCACTCTTTTGCCTCGCTAATCTTCTGAGCAAGCCATCTCAAAAGCAACTTCCTTTTTCAATTGAAAGCTTCAGTTCCCTAATTTTACAAATTGAACTCTTCGCTTTATTTCTGCCTTTTGGTGGTTTTGCAGGGTGAGCCCTTCACTCCATTTCCGCCTTGATCATATTTTTCTTGGCTGCACTGTTATTTTCGTGTCACGAGACACGATTTGCTTGTTCTGCTCTTCATGTTTCTCCCTTTATAGTTAAGGgctgtatttaacataaataaTTGAGGTTACTAATTTTTGCTCAGTTATGATTGTAAGAAATATTGATAAAAGCTTAGTTTTGGTGCTTTTGCAAGGTGAACTCCTTGCTCTACTTTTgccttgattttattttgtttgCTGTACTGCTGTTTTCTTGCTGCTTGTCAATTGTATCTGGCTATTAAATTTGTTGGTTTGTAACTAGATTCTGTGTGCGAGGTTGATTATAAACTATTGGTGTTAAAATTTCTTGACCTGCCTTTAGAAAAGCAGCTGGATTTGTTTGCCTGAATTGGAGGATAAGCATTTGTTCATAGCTGGTGCGAAGGTAGTAGTAAATGTAGCTGTTATATTTAAACGCCTAATTGCTCTGAGGTACTTCAAGCAAAGCAAATTCAGGATGTTGGAGCTGTGGATCAAGAAACTGCAGAGCATGTgtatcttctttttttcctctgaATTTAGTTAATGATGGTAGCTAACACTAACATGCATTTACTAAGTGGCAGCTACTCAAATTACTACACTTTTTTAGAGTTTCAAGGTTgacattttttttgtatttattttagtGCACTAATATATTGATTCTGTTTCAAGATGCATTGGACAGGGATCGTCGAGGTCTTATGAAGACTGCTCACGGAGTATAGCTGTCAACCgaaaaaggagaaacaaatAGTGACTCTGCCAATACACTGAAAGATGCAGTATCTTGCCtaaccaaaaataaagaaagctGAAAGAACACCAAAAAGAGCAATTACTTAACATATATAGACAACAAATCAAGCATTTGGTGCTTTGTTCATCATCAACGTTATTATCTACAAGTTATGATTAGTATGCCAAATTGTTCTACATTTCTGCTTCCCTAGGCTAGAAGCCTACTTACTACCTTCCTGGTCATTTTACTCCTGACTATTTCACAAGTACATTGATCACCACAAATGGAGTATAGTCCTTTCCCGGCAATTCTATGAATGCCAAGTACCACACAGAAGTTTGAACCACCACAAAACAGTCAAGCCAAGCAATTCTGCATTGCTGCAGCACCAATGTCCACCAACCATTATTGGCACTGATAGGCAGCATTTCTATGTGGTTACACTAGGATTATATACTTGCAAATTATCTGCTGATGTGTGGAGCATGATTGGTGGAATGATGATGAACCATCACTTGAAATTTGCTTTTTTAcccaaaattttcattggaagaCTTCATTGCAATATTGTGTGTACTTAGCGTAGGAGTTTTAAGATGAATCTTTGATTCATCTGAATGCCTCTGTTGCACGTCCTCATGTAGGGTTAATTTGATACTTAATTACTTGACTGCAGGAATTGATTGGTATTCAAGTATGAACCTTAACCGAGTGGTTGATAAAATGACTAATCATGTATTTTTCCtaataataattttagttaGCTTTGCTCAATAAACTTTGAATATAATCATTTGAACGAGTAGGGAATGACCAAATTTCCTCTCACGATATGTAAACTTTTACACATTAAGCAGGGAATAGTCGCAAGCAGAAAAATTCTGCATCTtacaaagcaaaagaaaagaaactttaactaaataaaacaaaactaCTGAGTCATAACTACACCTATATAATTGTTCAGAAGAGTACTCGATGTGGGATTATTTTGTGTGAAAACCCCATCAGAAGTGACTCAAATTGAACAGACCAAGTGAACTCGATTGACAAGATGAAGTCCAATGAGCCCAGAACAAATCCTACAAAAAGCCGAGTTGAACGAATGATTAGCGTTGTAGAAATCTATAAAGCCAATGCACAGAACTGGACCACTTATATATAGAAAAAAATTGTGTAAAACTGACAATATGCGACTATCAAGCTACTGAACTGATCCAAAAAAGTATTAAAGGCAGGCCAACGTCTCCATATGTTGGTAGGCCTCCGTCCAATTGTATGCTGACACACCGAGTGGCCGGCGGCAACCTTGATTATCGGCCTGCTTTACATCAGTCACAGTCATATTTTTAGTATCATAATAGATGATTTTTTCATCTAGGCATATAACGAGTGTTGCACTTTTGTCTTCCTTGTCCACAGGCATACAAAGTATTTGCCACCTTTCGTCCATTAGAGAAGGATACAAAGCACCGAGAGAACAAAGACAATAATACTTCACGTTCCACTTAGAATAGTCCCTCTCCAATTCATAAACATCAAGATCCAATGTTCCAAGCTTCTTATCCCCGATTACACATAAATTCTCTCCTGATACCCCAAAAAACAAGATATGCGTCCTGGCGTGCTCTGGTCTTTCAAGGAGAGGAGGCATGTTTTGCCGAAGGGTCGCATTGTCCAGATCAAAGCATAAAGTATGCCCCAGATGAGTCATCCAATGAAGATCTCCATTCCATACCACTCCCTTCTCAAAATATGCACCGTCCCATCCGATCTTAGTGCCTTCACTTCGCCGCCAAACCCCAGTTTGGGATGCATACACATGGTATATATATTTATCTAGACCATACCAATAATCTTCTACACGCCTTACCAAGACCAATTTGAAGTGATCGGATTTCAAAGGATCAAACACTATGTTCATACCTTCAATATATCCATCTTTTATTTCTAGAGGAATAACCCTATGCTGACGAGTGGAAGGGTTATACACGACAACTTGATCGTGGCGGCATTGTGATTTCAAGATACTTAACCTCATAGCACATAACCCATTGCATGAatcaaaattccagattttacCTTTCGAGAAGTCACTGAAGTTAGATATGATGTGATGCATTGAGTTTTTATAGTCTTCATGGAAAGAGATGAAATTGAACGAGTATGTTTCGAGCCATGGCAATCTAACGTGCAAAATCAGGCCGGTAGTGGCGGAAGAGGAGGAAGTGGTGGCGGGATATGTCCGAGCGTGGAGGATGCGGAAAGCGGGGTCGGATATTATCGAGAGCCATTGCCTAGAAACGCATTGGAAGCGAAGGAGTGACTTCGGAGACAAGTAAGGGAAAATTTGCCATAAGAGATCTTCGTTGTTGCCCACAAGCGAACCtcctgctgctgctgcttctGCCATTGATGATTCCACGGAGGAGCAGGAAGAATACGAGGCAGAGGAGGTGGTGGTAATAGCGTTGATCGGTAGTGCTTTGTTTGCTGGTttggtttcctttttcttgtccTTCCGATTTTCAGAGTGAGAGGCCGGCTCTTTGATGCGTTTATTTGTGACACTATTCACCATTCTTTGAAGGTTTTTGGGATGCTTAAACGCTGATCTTGAGGAGATTGGTAAATAAACTCCTCTTAGAAAGGAAAAAcctaaaaaacagaaaaataaaataaactcaATAGGAAAAGGAATCTTTTCTTTcgaaactgaaaaaaaaaaaagaggtaggAAAGCAGAAGCCTAGTTTAACTCGGTTTTCTCAATTTCAAATCAACAAacaaaaatctccataatttaAACTAGTGATTCACGTATTTTTGGCACATCTACATAGTTATATTCGTTAGCACCGACTCTAAAACTCTTTTgaaaacacacacacatatacatattgGCAGGCGTCGAttttgtacaataataaatacctactccagaaaaatataaattttgtatatagggtGAGTAAGGTCGAATCCACAGAaattggggataattcgtttcttctagagtctaaagttcggaaaatttttatataattgaggataattaaacaattcagataaattaaataaaataaaaactaaatgacaatttaacaaaattaaatcaataatGAATAATCTCTAGCCGAGAAATAATTTTGGAGATGGTTCACTCAATTAATCATCGATGCAATGATAATTTCATTTACTCACTGATAAGCAAGTTATAATTTCCAAACATGCGATGACAATCAATTTCTCCTTATTGtatcggtgatcaaggtacgaccgttaattacttttctaataaaaaaataaccaTAATCACTTccctaatcaagaaataaccctaagtACGACTGTAGAGTTcaattttccaattgccttaAGAATTAGAGAAGCTCTGTTCTAACTAAATAACACGTTACGAGGGTTATTTTAAGTTAACTCATATGTTTCCCTaacacaaatccaatcataCCATTCATCACTAAtttaaagcaattaaataattatggaTTTAACTGCTCTAACTGGTTTTAAGTTATtagattaaataaaatatcgggcccttgatattcaaataaaataataatcataagaaattaaatcagagaacatacgaataccagtaaataaaataaataaaaataatcaattcgatcccacaattttagatgaaccaaatcctctgttgtttcttgactagaaaaagaagTCTAGTTCATCATCATGGAAAAAGTCACGCACAAAATATTTGGATTAATCCCTGCGGCCATTCTCCAAATGcgatgaagaagaaaagaaaagttacGCCCTACTCCTACTGGTCTCCCACctagagaaaagaaagaatacaGAAAACCTACTTCCTCCCAGCCACGGATTTAAGGGGGGGCtggtgggggcttaagccccccccAAGCCGCCGGAAAACCCGTGGCTGTGGTGGTGAGATATTTGTTTGGTTTGGTGGAATTATCAAATCAGTTGGACATACGTGGAAACCCGTATGGATTGCTTGCCGCGCACCCATTGGCGCCACTGGTGTCACTGCACCATCTGGACTACGTGCAGCCCCTGTTTCCGGGCACCAATCGCATTGACTCCGTCAAGATTCTGGTTGAGGCTTACAGGTCCGACCCAGTGAATTCTTTGTCTATGTCTCTATGATTGTCAATTTAACTGGAGCATCATGTAAAAGGAGAGATCAATTAAGACAAATAGAACATGCTAAGATTGTTACACTTTTAGACAGTGGAGATATTATTAGTGGAAAAggcaaaaatcaagaaactagtTTAGCAAGACCAGGGGATACTCGTTGGGGATCACACTATCTAACATTACTTCGTCTATCCTCTATGTGGGCTTCGGTGATTGGAATATTGGGAAATATACAAGATGATGCCACCACTTCTGACAATAGAGGTATGGCCAGGGGTTTGATTGATAGAATGAATGATTATGAGTTTGTTTTTGCATTGCACCTGATGAAGTATTTATTGGGAATCACAAATGACTTGTCACTTGTTTTGCAACAAAGGGATCAAAATATTGTCCAAGCCATGAGTTTGATTGATACTATGAAATCTCAATTGCAAGACTTTAGGGAAGAGGGATGGCAAATAATTTTAGATGAAGTCAATAATTTTTGTGAGTTGAATATGATTCCCGTGATTGATATGGAAGACAGTATAGCAATCCGTGGCAATGCCAGGCGCAGTCGCAGAGGTCAAACCATCACTAATTTTCATCATTA is part of the Coffea eugenioides isolate CCC68of chromosome 6, Ceug_1.0, whole genome shotgun sequence genome and encodes:
- the LOC113774363 gene encoding F-box protein At5g07610-like, producing MVNSVTNKRIKEPASHSENRKDKKKETKPANKALPINAITTTSSASYSSCSSVESSMAEAAAAGGSLVGNNEDLLWQIFPYLSPKSLLRFQCVSRQWLSIISDPAFRILHARTYPATTSSSSATTGLILHVRLPWLETYSFNFISFHEDYKNSMHHIISNFSDFSKGKIWNFDSCNGLCAMRLSILKSQCRHDQVVVYNPSTRQHRVIPLEIKDGYIEGMNIVFDPLKSDHFKLVLVRRVEDYWYGLDKYIYHVYASQTGVWRRSEGTKIGWDGAYFEKGVVWNGDLHWMTHLGHTLCFDLDNATLRQNMPPLLERPEHARTHILFFGVSGENLCVIGDKKLGTLDLDVYELERDYSKWNVKYYCLCSLGALYPSLMDERWQILCMPVDKEDKSATLVICLDEKIIYYDTKNMTVTDVKQADNQGCRRPLGVSAYNWTEAYQHMETLACL